The Psychrosphaera ytuae genome includes a region encoding these proteins:
- a CDS encoding porin family protein yields the protein MNNRFINTCVSITVSLLLINSAIADEYHYKNVLLGTKAIGLGGAFTSISDDMSAVFYNPAGLAQTKLNNSASLSTFAWEEMDIKEVFADNSDFSRSSFSIVPSFLGTGKNTDRWHWSLAFAVSDLSIERNYSTAKTDILLDNGAQIGTETQFANIDLDNASYELGIGGAVKINDNWSFGSSMILKYKQFETVQGSGILANVNTQLGPINQGFTATRRITDINVIATPQIGVLYKSPEFNWGLKASQDVALNRNFEAAHQIFVSSVGGVPAPGRNASVGLIQGEKKQEYATNISTGLSKQFNRVMVSFDIDYYSDVDVKPFTISDFHPPITRNLKKVINYSLGFSYHLSKTNKMTLGFFTDNANDQIDTAQPYQRTEVIDLLGLSLSVNTDAFGFPITIGGYVKQGTGEIRLSDIRVVENIIGLPLYPPSETFDVSEAEKRMAVLYISANF from the coding sequence ATGAATAATCGTTTTATTAATACCTGTGTCAGTATTACTGTTTCCTTGTTACTTATAAACTCTGCAATTGCAGATGAATATCACTACAAAAACGTGTTACTTGGAACCAAAGCGATTGGCTTGGGTGGTGCCTTTACCTCTATTTCAGACGACATGTCAGCCGTTTTTTATAACCCTGCTGGCCTGGCCCAAACAAAGCTCAACAACTCTGCATCATTAAGTACTTTTGCTTGGGAAGAGATGGATATAAAAGAAGTCTTTGCTGATAACTCGGACTTTTCAAGGTCATCGTTTTCTATCGTACCTAGCTTTTTAGGAACAGGTAAAAACACCGATAGATGGCATTGGAGTCTGGCCTTTGCCGTATCTGACCTATCTATCGAACGCAATTACTCCACAGCGAAAACCGATATTTTATTAGACAACGGGGCTCAAATTGGTACCGAGACACAATTTGCCAATATTGACTTAGACAATGCATCCTATGAACTCGGAATTGGTGGTGCGGTTAAGATCAATGACAACTGGTCGTTTGGCAGCTCGATGATTTTAAAATACAAGCAGTTTGAAACCGTGCAAGGCTCTGGCATTTTAGCTAATGTTAATACCCAGCTTGGACCCATTAACCAAGGGTTTACCGCTACAAGACGAATAACCGATATTAACGTCATTGCGACACCACAAATAGGCGTGTTATACAAAAGTCCTGAGTTTAATTGGGGTTTAAAAGCGTCTCAGGACGTTGCCCTTAACCGAAATTTTGAAGCCGCACATCAGATATTTGTATCAAGCGTTGGCGGTGTGCCCGCGCCAGGAAGAAACGCCAGTGTTGGCCTAATCCAAGGCGAAAAAAAGCAAGAGTACGCAACCAACATCTCAACGGGTTTGTCGAAGCAATTTAATCGAGTGATGGTTAGTTTTGATATTGATTATTACAGTGATGTCGATGTTAAACCATTTACCATTAGTGACTTTCACCCACCGATTACCCGAAACCTCAAAAAAGTAATTAACTACTCATTAGGCTTTTCCTATCATCTGTCAAAAACAAATAAAATGACATTGGGTTTCTTTACTGATAATGCGAATGACCAAATCGACACGGCCCAGCCCTATCAAAGGACGGAAGTCATAGATTTGTTGGGGTTAAGCTTATCAGTAAATACTGACGCGTTTGGCTTCCCTATTACTATTGGTGGATATGTTAAACAGGGAACGGGAGAGATACGATTATCGGATATTAGAGTCGTCGAAAACATCATAGGTTTACCATTATATCCACCTAGTGAAACGTTCGATGTATCAGAGGCTGAAAAAAGAATGGCGGTTTTGTATATCAGCGCTAATTTCTAA